From Pseudomonas sp. FP2335, the proteins below share one genomic window:
- a CDS encoding AraC family transcriptional regulator: MRPILTLRHYTTAPIAHSHEHAQLVFGLSGHLDFEVDGRGSQVRESSVMVLPYDAHHACDSRDGSRCLVLDVPTEHWVLQSLGEHADASRRLLDQPARLALDARQHQLVQWLARSPVDDPLIVQQGAVLLLASLNHPQEQPLAGKRLPYAAFNAHIERHVAHPLQVADLARIADLSVPRLHARFVAECGQTPMDYIRSRRLQLALGLLRSTPLPIGEIAERVGYSSQSAFAAAMLREFGASPGALRRSA; the protein is encoded by the coding sequence ATGAGACCGATCCTCACGCTACGCCATTACACCACCGCCCCGATTGCCCACAGCCACGAGCATGCGCAACTGGTGTTCGGCCTGTCCGGGCACCTGGATTTCGAGGTCGATGGCCGTGGCAGCCAGGTGCGGGAAAGCAGCGTGATGGTGCTGCCCTACGACGCCCACCACGCCTGCGACAGCCGCGACGGCAGCCGCTGCCTGGTGCTGGACGTGCCCACCGAGCACTGGGTGCTGCAATCCTTGGGCGAGCACGCCGACGCCAGCCGCCGCCTGCTCGATCAACCGGCGCGCCTGGCCTTGGACGCCCGGCAACACCAACTGGTGCAATGGCTGGCCCGCAGTCCGGTGGACGACCCGCTGATCGTGCAGCAAGGCGCGGTGTTGCTGCTGGCCAGTCTCAATCATCCCCAGGAGCAGCCGCTGGCGGGCAAGCGCCTGCCGTATGCCGCGTTCAATGCGCACATCGAACGCCATGTCGCCCATCCCTTGCAGGTCGCCGACCTCGCACGCATCGCCGACCTGTCGGTGCCGCGCCTGCATGCGCGGTTCGTGGCTGAATGCGGGCAGACGCCCATGGACTACATCCGCAGCCGACGCCTGCAACTGGCCCTCGGTTTGCTGCGAAGTACCCCGCTGCCCATCGGCGAAATCGCCGAGCGAGTCGGCTACAGCTCGCAAAGCGCGTTTGCCGCCGCGATGCTGCGCGAGTTTGGCGCTTCGCCAGGCGCGCTGCGACGTTCAGCGTAG
- the phhA gene encoding phenylalanine 4-monooxygenase — protein MKQTQYVAREPDAQGFIHYPPEEHAVWNTLITRQLKVIEGRACQEYLDGIDKLGLPLDRIPQLGEVNKVLAETTGWQVARVPALIPFQTFFELLASKQFPVATFIRTREELDYLQEPDIFHEIFGHCPLLTNPWFAEFTHTYGKLGLAATKEQRVYLARLYWMTIEFGLVDTPAGLRIYGGGILSSPKETVYSLSSEPEHQAFDPLEAMRTPYRIDILQPLYFVLPELKRLFEVAQEDIMGMVERGMQLGLHAPKFPPKPKAA, from the coding sequence ATGAAGCAGACGCAGTACGTGGCCCGCGAGCCCGATGCGCAAGGTTTTATCCACTACCCGCCGGAAGAACACGCGGTGTGGAACACCCTGATCACGCGCCAGTTGAAAGTGATCGAGGGTCGCGCCTGCCAGGAATACCTGGACGGCATCGACAAGCTCGGCCTGCCCCTGGACCGTATCCCGCAGTTGGGCGAGGTCAACAAAGTGCTGGCCGAGACCACCGGCTGGCAAGTCGCCCGCGTGCCGGCACTGATCCCCTTCCAGACCTTCTTCGAATTGCTCGCCAGCAAACAGTTTCCGGTAGCGACGTTCATCCGTACCCGTGAAGAGCTGGACTACCTGCAAGAACCGGATATTTTCCACGAGATCTTCGGCCACTGCCCGCTGCTGACCAACCCCTGGTTCGCCGAATTCACCCACACCTATGGCAAGCTCGGCCTCGCGGCCACCAAGGAGCAACGGGTGTACCTGGCGCGGCTGTACTGGATGACCATCGAGTTCGGCCTGGTCGATACGCCCGCCGGCCTGCGCATCTACGGTGGCGGCATTTTGTCGTCGCCCAAGGAGACGGTGTACAGCCTGTCGTCCGAACCCGAGCACCAGGCCTTCGATCCGCTGGAAGCGATGCGCACGCCGTATCGCATCGACATCCTGCAACCGCTGTACTTCGTATTGCCCGAGCTCAAGCGTCTGTTCGAAGTCGCGCAGGAGGACATCATGGGCATGGTCGAGCGCGGCATGCAGCTGGGTCTGCACGCGCCCAAGTTCCCGCCCAAACCCAAAGCCGCCTAA
- a CDS encoding UDP-2,3-diacylglucosamine diphosphatase: MTSAELIKPSRKQRVRTLWISDVHLGTRDCQAEHLSQFLKGYQADKIYLVGDIIDGWKLRGGMYWPQAHTNVIRRLLTMAKRGTEVIYVTGNHDEFLRRYSKLILGNIQLVDEAVHVTADGRHLLVIHGDQFDVITRYHRWLAFLGDSAYEFTLTLNRWLNHWRARYGYGYWSLSAYLKHKVKTAVNFISDFEEAIAHEVTKRELHGVVCGHIHHAEIRKVGEVDYLNCGDWVESCTALIEHWDGQIELYRLADAQAKEAQLKAEMVAG; encoded by the coding sequence ATGACCAGTGCCGAGTTGATCAAGCCCAGCCGCAAGCAACGGGTGCGTACCCTGTGGATTTCCGACGTGCACCTGGGCACCCGGGATTGCCAGGCCGAACATCTGTCGCAATTCCTCAAGGGCTACCAGGCCGACAAAATCTATCTGGTGGGCGACATTATCGATGGCTGGAAACTGCGCGGCGGCATGTATTGGCCCCAGGCTCACACCAATGTGATCCGTCGCCTGCTGACCATGGCCAAGCGTGGCACTGAAGTGATCTACGTCACCGGCAACCATGACGAATTCCTGCGCCGTTATTCGAAGCTGATCCTGGGCAATATCCAGTTGGTCGACGAAGCGGTGCACGTGACGGCCGACGGTCGCCATCTGCTGGTGATCCACGGTGACCAGTTTGACGTGATCACCCGTTATCACCGCTGGCTGGCGTTCCTTGGCGATTCGGCCTACGAATTCACCCTCACGCTGAACCGCTGGCTCAATCACTGGCGCGCGCGGTATGGCTACGGTTACTGGTCGCTGTCGGCGTATCTGAAGCACAAGGTGAAGACGGCCGTGAACTTCATCAGCGATTTCGAAGAAGCCATCGCCCATGAGGTCACCAAGCGTGAGTTGCACGGGGTGGTGTGCGGGCATATCCACCATGCGGAGATTCGCAAGGTGGGCGAGGTGGACTACCTCAATTGCGGGGATTGGGTGGAGTCGTGCACGGCGCTGATCGAGCACTGGGATGGGCAGATCGAGTTGTATCGGTTGGCGGATGCGCAGGCCAAAGAGGCGCAGCTCAAGGCCGAAATGGTTGCTGGCTGA
- a CDS encoding 4a-hydroxytetrahydrobiopterin dehydratase, whose product MTTLNQAHCEACRADAPQVSDEELPVLIKQIPDWNIEVRDGVMQLEKVFLFKNFKFALAFTNAMGEISEAEGHHPGLLTEWGKVTVTWWSHSIKGLHRNDFIMAARTDEVAKDAEGRK is encoded by the coding sequence ATGACCACCTTGAACCAAGCCCACTGCGAAGCCTGCCGCGCCGACGCCCCGCAAGTCAGCGACGAAGAACTGCCGGTGCTGATCAAGCAGATCCCCGACTGGAATATCGAAGTGCGCGACGGCGTGATGCAGTTGGAAAAGGTCTTCCTGTTCAAGAACTTCAAATTCGCCCTGGCCTTTACCAACGCCATGGGTGAAATATCGGAAGCCGAAGGCCACCACCCAGGCCTGCTCACCGAGTGGGGCAAAGTCACCGTGACCTGGTGGAGCCACTCCATCAAGGGCCTGCACCGCAACGACTTCATCATGGCCGCGCGCACCGACGAAGTGGCCAAGGACGCCGAGGGCCGCAAGTAA
- a CDS encoding patatin-like phospholipase family protein yields the protein MRRLLSCLLLCLLPLLAQAVESPRPKIGLVLSGGAARGLSHIGVLKALEEQGIQIDAIAGTSMGAVIGGLYASGYKIDELEKLALSIDWQQALSDAPPREDVPFRRKQDDRDFLIKQKLSFRDDGSLGLPLGVIQGQNLALLLESMFAHASNTRNFDKLPIPFRAVATDITTGEKVVFRKGHLPQVIRASMSIPAVFAPVELDGRLLVDGGMTDNIPLDVAREMGVDIAIVVDIGTPLRSRKQLATVVDVLNQSITLMTRRNSEEQLKDLHPKDVLIQPPLAAYGVTDFGRAKDMIDAGYRATRALDLRLAHLRPAAPIDAQLIAARTPGERTPVITAINVENDSKVSDDVIRYYIRQPLGEPLNLGRLQTDMGTLYGLDYFEQVQYRVVKKGQDNTLVISARGKRAGTDYLRLGLNLSDDMRGDSAFNLGASYRMNGINRLGAEWLTRVQIGDRQELYSEFYQPLDTGSRYFVAPYISAQAQNVELILDNDPISEYRLERYGFGLNLGRQIGNSGEIRFGVGEAWGKADVRIGDRDLPSVSFSEGFYELKYSFDSLDNVYFPHTGEDIGLAYREFEPGLGSDQRYRQWEFKLDKAMSSGPDTLILGGRYGRTLDKSDVVISSFLLGGARQLSGFREDAISGQNISLMRAVYYRRLTPRSYLPLDFPLYLGASVERGRAWNNDNEFDSGYINAASVFLGFDTPLGPLNFSYGFNDDNQKAVYLNLGQTF from the coding sequence ATGCGCCGCCTGTTGTCCTGCCTACTGCTGTGCCTGCTCCCCCTCCTCGCCCAAGCCGTTGAAAGCCCACGCCCGAAAATCGGCCTGGTGCTCTCCGGCGGCGCCGCCCGAGGCCTGTCGCACATCGGCGTGCTCAAGGCCCTGGAAGAACAGGGCATCCAGATCGATGCCATTGCCGGCACCAGCATGGGCGCGGTGATCGGCGGGCTGTACGCCTCCGGCTACAAGATCGACGAGCTGGAAAAGCTCGCGCTGAGCATCGACTGGCAACAGGCCCTGTCCGACGCGCCGCCACGGGAAGACGTGCCGTTCCGGCGCAAGCAGGATGACCGCGATTTCCTGATCAAACAGAAACTCAGCTTTCGCGACGACGGCAGCCTGGGCTTGCCACTGGGTGTGATCCAGGGCCAGAACTTGGCGTTGCTGCTGGAAAGCATGTTCGCCCACGCCAGCAACACGCGAAATTTCGACAAGCTGCCGATCCCGTTTCGTGCCGTAGCCACCGACATCACCACCGGGGAAAAAGTGGTATTTCGCAAGGGCCATCTGCCCCAGGTGATCCGCGCCAGCATGTCGATCCCGGCGGTGTTCGCCCCGGTGGAACTGGACGGCCGACTGCTGGTGGACGGCGGCATGACCGACAATATCCCGCTGGATGTGGCGCGGGAGATGGGCGTGGATATCGCCATCGTGGTGGACATCGGCACCCCGCTACGTTCGCGCAAACAACTGGCAACGGTGGTGGACGTACTCAACCAATCCATCACCCTGATGACCCGGCGTAATTCCGAAGAACAGCTCAAGGACCTGCACCCCAAGGACGTGCTGATCCAGCCGCCCCTGGCCGCCTACGGCGTGACCGACTTCGGCCGCGCCAAGGACATGATCGACGCCGGCTACCGCGCCACCCGCGCCCTCGACTTACGCCTGGCGCACCTGCGTCCCGCCGCCCCCATCGACGCGCAATTGATCGCTGCACGCACACCGGGCGAGCGCACGCCAGTGATTACCGCGATCAACGTGGAAAACGACTCCAAGGTCAGCGACGACGTCATCCGCTACTACATTCGCCAACCCTTGGGCGAACCGCTCAACCTGGGGCGCCTGCAAACCGACATGGGCACCTTGTACGGCCTGGATTACTTCGAGCAAGTGCAATATCGCGTGGTGAAAAAGGGCCAGGACAACACCTTGGTCATCAGCGCACGGGGCAAGCGCGCCGGCACCGACTACCTGCGCCTGGGCCTGAACCTGTCGGACGACATGCGCGGCGACAGCGCCTTCAACCTCGGCGCCAGCTACCGCATGAACGGCATCAACCGCCTCGGCGCCGAATGGCTGACGCGCGTGCAGATCGGTGATCGCCAGGAGCTGTACAGCGAGTTCTATCAGCCGCTGGATACCGGTTCACGCTACTTCGTCGCGCCTTATATCAGCGCCCAGGCGCAGAACGTGGAACTGATCCTCGATAACGACCCTATCTCCGAATACCGCCTGGAACGCTACGGCTTTGGCTTGAACCTGGGGCGCCAGATCGGCAACAGCGGCGAAATCCGCTTTGGCGTCGGCGAAGCCTGGGGCAAGGCGGATGTGCGCATCGGCGACCGCGACCTGCCGAGCGTGAGCTTCAGCGAAGGCTTCTATGAGCTGAAGTACTCCTTCGACTCCCTGGATAACGTGTACTTCCCCCACACCGGCGAAGACATCGGCCTGGCCTACCGGGAATTCGAACCGGGGCTCGGCTCGGACCAGCGCTACCGCCAGTGGGAATTCAAGCTGGACAAGGCCATGAGCAGCGGCCCAGACACCCTGATCCTGGGCGGGCGCTACGGGCGTACGCTGGATAAATCCGACGTGGTGATTTCCAGCTTCCTGCTGGGTGGCGCGCGACAGTTGTCGGGGTTTCGCGAAGATGCCATCTCGGGACAGAACATCAGCCTGATGCGCGCGGTGTATTACCGCCGGCTGACGCCGCGCTCGTACTTGCCGCTGGATTTCCCACTGTACCTGGGTGCGTCAGTGGAACGCGGTCGGGCGTGGAACAACGATAACGAGTTCGACAGTGGGTATATCAACGCGGCGAGCGTTTTCCTGGGCTTCGATACGCCGTTGGGGCCGCTGAATTTCAGCTATGGGTTCAATGATGACAATCAGAAGGCGGTGTACCTGAACCTGGGCCAAACCTTCTAG
- a CDS encoding DMT family transporter — protein MTPRSALGALHIGALMFGLTGVFGKLAAASPAIIVFGRAAFAVLALAVFARLASNAPWKHLESRDWRRLLVSGVLLAAHWVTFFMAVKVAGVAVATLGFTAFPAFTVILEGLIFRERIRANEVLLVVLVSIGLVLVTPDFNLASAATGGLLWGIASGLLFSLLSLNNRASSGRIPAVQAALCQNVVVAALLLPVAAPGLADVRGIDWLWIGLLGVFCTGLAHSLFVASLAVIKARTASVVFAMEPVYGITVAWLLFAETPTLRMLLGGLLIIVAIVLSGLMGSASQAKQPATTA, from the coding sequence ATGACTCCCCGTTCAGCCCTCGGCGCCCTGCATATCGGCGCATTGATGTTTGGCCTCACCGGCGTATTCGGCAAGCTGGCGGCGGCGTCGCCGGCCATTATCGTGTTTGGTCGCGCCGCGTTCGCCGTGCTGGCCCTGGCGGTGTTCGCGCGCTTGGCCAGCAATGCCCCCTGGAAACACCTGGAAAGCCGCGACTGGCGCCGGCTGCTGGTCAGCGGCGTATTGCTGGCGGCGCATTGGGTGACGTTCTTCATGGCGGTCAAGGTCGCCGGCGTGGCCGTTGCCACGCTGGGCTTTACCGCGTTCCCGGCGTTTACCGTGATCCTCGAAGGGCTGATCTTCCGTGAACGCATCCGCGCCAACGAAGTGCTGCTGGTGGTGCTGGTCAGCATCGGCCTGGTGTTGGTCACGCCAGACTTCAACCTCGCCAGCGCGGCCACCGGCGGCTTGCTCTGGGGCATCGCGTCGGGGCTGCTGTTTTCCCTGCTGTCGCTGAACAACCGCGCCAGCTCCGGACGGATTCCGGCGGTGCAGGCGGCGCTGTGCCAGAACGTGGTGGTCGCCGCCCTGCTCTTGCCCGTGGCGGCGCCTGGTCTGGCGGACGTGCGGGGCATTGATTGGCTGTGGATCGGCCTGCTCGGGGTGTTCTGCACCGGCCTGGCCCACAGCCTGTTTGTCGCCAGCCTCGCGGTGATCAAGGCGCGCACCGCGTCGGTGGTGTTCGCCATGGAACCGGTCTATGGCATCACCGTGGCCTGGCTGCTGTTCGCCGAAACCCCGACCTTACGCATGTTGCTCGGTGGCCTGCTGATCATCGTCGCCATTGTGCTGTCGGGGCTGATGGGCAGTGCGAGCCAGGCCAAACAACCCGCGACAACGGCCTGA
- a CDS encoding SelT/SelW/SelH family protein, with translation MSTRKPEIVITYCTQCQWLLRAAWLAQELLSTFADDLGRVALEPATGGAFRITCDGVQIWERKLDGGFPEAKVLKQRVRDRIDPQRDLGHNDRTP, from the coding sequence ATGTCCACGCGCAAACCCGAGATCGTCATCACCTATTGCACCCAATGCCAGTGGCTGTTGCGCGCCGCGTGGCTGGCCCAGGAACTGTTGAGCACCTTCGCCGATGACTTGGGCAGGGTGGCGCTGGAGCCGGCCACAGGTGGCGCATTTCGCATCACCTGCGACGGCGTGCAGATCTGGGAGCGCAAGCTTGATGGCGGTTTCCCCGAAGCCAAGGTACTCAAGCAGCGCGTGCGCGACAGGATCGACCCGCAACGCGACCTCGGGCACAACGACCGCACGCCGTAA
- a CDS encoding amino acid aminotransferase: MHFDAIDRVPGDPILGLMDLYAQDSNPHKFDLGVGVYKDDQGLTPIPHSVKLAEQRLVDTQTTKTYIGGHGNAAFGTLISQLVLGSDSTLIHARRAGATQTPGGTGALRLSADFIAHSLPGRGVWLSNPTWPIHESIFAKAGLKVSHYPYVGADNRLDVAAMLETLATIPHGDVVLLHACCHNPTGFDLSQDDWRQVLQIVRERRLLPLIDFAYQGFGDGLEQDAWAVRLFAAELPEVLITSSCSKNFGLYSDRVGALIVCAADAEKLTDVRSQLANIARNLWSTPPDHGAAVVATILGDAGLKQQWSEEVEAMRSRIAHLRSGLVEALAPHGLAERFAHIGAQRGMFSYTGLSAEQVKQLREKHSVYMVNSGRANVAGIDATRLALLAKAIADVSN; the protein is encoded by the coding sequence ATGCATTTTGATGCGATTGACCGCGTGCCCGGCGACCCAATCCTCGGGCTGATGGACCTGTATGCCCAGGACAGCAACCCGCACAAATTCGACCTCGGCGTAGGTGTGTATAAAGACGACCAGGGCCTGACGCCGATTCCCCACTCGGTAAAACTCGCCGAACAGCGCCTGGTGGACACGCAAACCACCAAGACCTACATCGGCGGCCACGGCAATGCCGCCTTCGGCACGTTGATCAGCCAACTGGTGCTCGGCAGCGACTCCACGCTGATCCACGCCCGCCGCGCCGGCGCCACCCAGACCCCGGGCGGCACCGGTGCCCTGCGCCTGAGCGCCGACTTCATCGCCCACAGCCTGCCCGGCCGTGGCGTATGGCTGAGCAACCCGACCTGGCCGATCCACGAAAGCATCTTCGCCAAGGCCGGGCTCAAGGTCAGCCACTACCCCTACGTGGGCGCGGACAATCGCCTGGATGTGGCAGCGATGCTCGAGACCCTCGCCACCATCCCCCACGGTGATGTGGTGCTGCTGCACGCATGCTGCCATAACCCGACTGGGTTCGACCTGTCCCAGGATGACTGGCGCCAGGTGTTGCAGATCGTGCGCGAACGCCGGTTACTGCCCCTGATCGACTTCGCCTACCAGGGCTTTGGCGATGGCCTGGAGCAAGACGCCTGGGCGGTGCGGTTGTTTGCCGCCGAGCTGCCGGAAGTGTTGATCACCAGTTCCTGCTCGAAGAACTTCGGCCTGTACAGCGACCGTGTCGGCGCGCTGATCGTGTGCGCGGCGGATGCCGAAAAGCTGACGGATGTGCGCAGCCAACTGGCGAATATCGCGCGCAACCTGTGGTCGACACCGCCGGATCACGGCGCCGCGGTGGTCGCGACCATCCTCGGTGATGCTGGCCTGAAACAGCAGTGGAGCGAAGAAGTCGAAGCCATGCGTTCACGGATCGCGCACCTGCGCTCCGGCTTGGTCGAGGCCTTGGCCCCCCACGGTCTGGCCGAGCGTTTTGCTCATATTGGTGCGCAGCGCGGGATGTTTTCCTACACCGGTTTGAGTGCCGAGCAGGTCAAGCAACTGCGCGAGAAGCACAGCGTGTATATGGTCAATTCGGGGCGGGCCAACGTTGCCGGGATTGATGCGACGCGGTTGGCGCTGCTTGCCAAAGCGATCGCCGACGTTTCCAACTGA
- a CDS encoding flagellar basal body rod protein FlgF: MDKYLYVAMTGASQNALAQKAHANNLANISTNGFQRDLEQARSIPVFGDSFPARAFALTERPATDFTPGAMIETGRDLDVAVSGDGWMAVQTPDGSEAYVRSASMNVDALGVLRAGNGMPIMGNGGPIAVPPQQKIEVGADGTISIRAMGEGPRVMAEVDRIKLVQPDLKNMTKGLDGTIHTKDGQPAQADAGVKLTSGFLQASNVNAVEEMTAVLALSKQFELHIKMMNSAKEDDQAMTRVMQMS; the protein is encoded by the coding sequence GTGGACAAGTACCTTTATGTGGCAATGACCGGCGCCAGCCAGAATGCTCTGGCGCAGAAGGCCCATGCCAACAACCTGGCGAACATTTCCACCAATGGTTTCCAGCGCGACCTGGAACAGGCGCGTTCGATACCGGTGTTTGGTGACAGCTTTCCGGCGCGGGCGTTTGCCCTCACCGAACGCCCGGCCACCGACTTCACCCCTGGCGCGATGATCGAAACCGGCCGTGACCTTGACGTGGCCGTCAGCGGCGACGGCTGGATGGCCGTGCAAACCCCTGACGGCAGCGAGGCCTACGTGCGCAGCGCAAGCATGAACGTCGATGCGTTGGGCGTGCTGCGTGCCGGCAACGGCATGCCGATCATGGGCAACGGTGGCCCGATTGCGGTGCCACCCCAGCAGAAAATCGAAGTGGGCGCCGACGGCACCATCAGCATCCGCGCCATGGGCGAAGGCCCGCGCGTCATGGCTGAAGTGGACCGGATCAAGCTGGTCCAGCCTGACCTGAAGAATATGACCAAAGGCCTCGACGGCACCATCCACACCAAGGATGGCCAGCCGGCCCAGGCCGATGCGGGCGTCAAGCTGACCTCGGGCTTCTTGCAGGCCAGCAACGTCAATGCGGTGGAAGAAATGACCGCAGTGCTCGCGCTTTCCAAGCAGTTCGAGCTGCACATCAAGATGATGAACAGCGCCAAAGAAGACGACCAGGCCATGACTCGCGTCATGCAGATGAGCTGA
- a CDS encoding sigma-54-dependent transcriptional regulator — protein sequence MRIKVHCQNRIGILRDILNLLVEYGVNVAKGEVGGEHGNAIYLFCPNLVNMQFQALRPQFEAIAGVFGVKRVGLMPSERRHMELNALLGALEFPVLSIDMGGSIVAANRAAAQLLGVRVDEVPGIPLSRYAEDFDLPELVRASKSRINGLRVKVKGDVFLADIAPLQSSEHDDSEAMAGAVLTLHRADRVGERIYNVRKQELRGFDSIFQSSKVMAAVVREARRMAPLDAPLLIEGETGTGKELLARACHLASPRGQSPLMALNCAGLPESMAETELFGYGPGAFEGARAEGKLGLLELTAGGTLFLDGVGEMSARLQVKLLRFLQDGCFRRVGSDEEVYLDVRVICATQVDLSELCARGEFRQDLYHRLNVLSLHIPPLRECLDGLAPLVDHFLDQASRQIGCPLPKLAPAAMERLSHYHWPGNVRQLENVLFQAVSLCEGGTVKVEHIRLPDYGVRQPLGDFSLEGGLEEIVGRFEKAVLEALYAEHPSSRQLGKRLGVSHTTIANKLRDHHVTK from the coding sequence ATGCGTATCAAAGTGCACTGCCAGAACCGCATCGGCATCCTGCGGGACATCCTCAACCTGCTGGTGGAGTACGGCGTCAACGTCGCCAAAGGCGAGGTGGGCGGTGAGCATGGCAACGCCATCTATCTGTTCTGCCCGAACCTGGTGAACATGCAGTTCCAGGCATTGCGCCCGCAATTCGAGGCGATTGCCGGGGTGTTTGGTGTGAAAAGGGTAGGGCTGATGCCCAGCGAACGTCGGCATATGGAGCTCAATGCGCTGCTTGGCGCCCTGGAGTTCCCGGTGCTTTCCATCGACATGGGCGGCTCCATCGTCGCCGCCAACCGCGCCGCGGCGCAGTTGCTGGGCGTGCGGGTGGATGAGGTGCCGGGCATTCCGCTGTCGCGCTACGCCGAGGATTTCGATTTGCCGGAGCTGGTGCGCGCGAGCAAATCGCGGATCAACGGGCTGCGGGTCAAGGTCAAGGGCGACGTGTTTCTGGCGGACATCGCGCCGCTGCAATCTTCCGAGCACGATGACAGCGAAGCCATGGCCGGTGCCGTGTTGACCCTGCACCGAGCCGATCGGGTCGGTGAGCGCATCTATAACGTACGCAAGCAGGAGCTGCGCGGTTTCGACAGCATCTTCCAAAGCTCCAAGGTCATGGCCGCCGTGGTCCGCGAGGCCCGGCGCATGGCACCGCTGGATGCGCCGCTATTAATAGAAGGCGAAACCGGCACCGGCAAGGAATTGCTCGCGCGTGCCTGCCACCTGGCCAGCCCGCGTGGGCAGTCGCCGTTGATGGCCCTCAACTGCGCGGGTTTGCCGGAGTCGATGGCCGAGACCGAATTGTTCGGTTACGGCCCAGGTGCATTTGAAGGCGCACGGGCTGAAGGCAAGCTGGGGCTGCTGGAGCTGACGGCGGGGGGGACGTTGTTTCTCGATGGTGTCGGGGAAATGAGTGCGCGCTTGCAGGTGAAGTTGCTGCGCTTCCTGCAGGACGGTTGCTTCCGGCGTGTGGGCAGTGATGAAGAGGTCTACTTGGATGTGCGGGTGATCTGCGCGACTCAAGTGGACTTGTCGGAACTCTGCGCCCGTGGTGAGTTCCGCCAGGACCTTTACCACCGGCTCAACGTGCTGTCGCTGCATATCCCGCCGCTGCGCGAATGCCTGGATGGCTTGGCACCATTGGTTGATCACTTCCTTGACCAGGCCAGCCGCCAGATTGGTTGCCCGCTGCCCAAGCTGGCGCCGGCGGCCATGGAGCGCCTCAGCCATTACCACTGGCCGGGCAACGTGCGGCAGCTGGAAAACGTGCTGTTCCAGGCGGTGTCGTTGTGCGAGGGCGGTACAGTGAAGGTTGAGCATATTCGGTTGCCGGACTATGGGGTGCGTCAACCCCTTGGCGATTTTTCCCTGGAGGGTGGGTTGGAAGAGATTGTCGGACGGTTCGAGAAGGCGGTGCTGGAGGCGCTGTACGCAGAACACCCCAGCAGCCGGCAGTTAGGTAAACGGCTAGGGGTTTCGCATACCACGATTGCCAATAAGTTGCGGGACCATCATGTGACCAAGTAA
- a CDS encoding MarR family transcriptional regulator, producing MPLTDQHRFGMQLAQMSRGWRAELDRRLAGLGLSQARWLVLLHLARFEEAPTQRELAQSVGVEGPTLARLLDSLESQGLVQRQAVVEDRRAKRILLCDTARPLIDQIETIATQLRRELFVGVDEEDMRVCMRVHGHILANLEKS from the coding sequence ATGCCGTTAACCGATCAACACCGCTTTGGCATGCAGTTGGCGCAAATGTCCCGAGGTTGGCGCGCCGAACTGGATCGCCGTCTGGCGGGGCTGGGGTTGTCCCAGGCACGCTGGCTGGTGCTGTTGCACCTGGCCCGGTTCGAAGAAGCCCCTACCCAGCGTGAGCTGGCACAAAGTGTCGGCGTAGAAGGGCCAACTTTGGCCAGGCTGCTCGACAGCCTGGAAAGCCAAGGCCTGGTGCAACGCCAGGCTGTGGTCGAAGACCGCCGTGCCAAGCGTATCCTGCTGTGTGATACCGCGCGCCCGTTGATCGACCAGATCGAGACAATTGCCACGCAATTGCGCCGTGAGCTGTTTGTAGGTGTGGATGAAGAGGATATGCGCGTGTGCATGCGGGTGCACGGGCACATCCTGGCGAACCTGGAAAAGTCCTGA